The following coding sequences are from one Natrarchaeobaculum sulfurireducens window:
- a CDS encoding DUF7577 domain-containing protein → MELWGWLIGYVLLFALLHLVLYYVYVRREEDDGAASAAFADPNRVRPHASPESDRYAIATDDNGDVDPPEDEHHVAGETVRCPHCGAQNAADPTFTYCWHCVSTLRQ, encoded by the coding sequence ATGGAGCTCTGGGGTTGGCTCATCGGGTACGTACTGCTGTTCGCCCTGCTTCACCTGGTACTGTACTACGTGTACGTCCGGCGTGAAGAGGACGACGGCGCGGCGAGTGCGGCGTTCGCCGATCCCAACCGGGTCCGACCGCATGCCTCACCGGAGTCCGACCGATACGCCATCGCGACCGACGACAACGGCGATGTCGACCCGCCAGAGGATGAACACCATGTCGCTGGCGAGACGGTGCGCTGTCCTCACTGCGGCGCACAGAACGCAGCCGATCCGACCTTCACGTACTGCTGGCACTGCGTCTCGACGCTCCGGCAGTGA
- a CDS encoding succinylglutamate desuccinylase/aspartoacylase family protein translates to MTTTLGTASAGPGEIDTGRLEVGETRDGSPVGLPVAVINGEKSGKTLYMQAASDGDELNGVGVIQRVVPQLDPASLSGTILIVGIVNYHAFQVAEHRNPIDDTKMNRAYPGNDNGTSSERIAAATFDAATRADLILDLHQGSTSRMIDEVRVRCGRRHRLHEQCLELAKAFGCGYVLDQKGPDGQLARVAPDKGVPTVDPELGGCVGWDETSIRKGVDGVFNVLRHYGFLEESSDLESQTRATGFEQYGAPAGGLVDMQKALGERVARGEPIFEVTTPFGESKATITADSDGILWRTRRLPQVATGEYVCSVGTDVDSF, encoded by the coding sequence ATGACGACGACGCTCGGAACGGCGAGTGCGGGCCCTGGAGAGATCGATACGGGCCGTCTCGAGGTCGGCGAGACTCGAGACGGAAGCCCGGTCGGACTCCCCGTAGCCGTGATCAACGGCGAGAAGTCGGGCAAGACGCTCTACATGCAGGCAGCCAGCGATGGAGACGAACTGAACGGTGTCGGCGTGATCCAGCGGGTTGTCCCCCAGCTCGATCCCGCTTCGCTCTCTGGTACGATCCTGATCGTCGGGATCGTCAACTACCACGCGTTCCAGGTCGCAGAACATCGGAACCCGATCGACGACACGAAGATGAACCGGGCGTATCCCGGTAACGACAACGGCACCTCGAGCGAGCGCATCGCGGCGGCGACGTTCGACGCCGCGACTCGGGCTGACCTGATTCTCGATCTCCATCAGGGCTCGACCAGCCGGATGATCGACGAGGTTCGGGTCCGCTGTGGGCGACGCCACCGGCTCCACGAGCAATGTCTCGAGCTCGCGAAGGCCTTCGGCTGTGGGTACGTACTCGACCAGAAGGGACCCGACGGCCAGCTCGCTCGGGTCGCTCCCGACAAGGGGGTCCCGACCGTCGATCCCGAACTCGGCGGCTGCGTCGGCTGGGACGAGACGAGCATCCGCAAGGGCGTCGACGGCGTCTTCAACGTCCTCCGTCACTACGGCTTCCTCGAGGAGAGTTCCGACCTCGAGTCCCAGACCCGTGCGACCGGCTTCGAGCAGTACGGCGCACCCGCTGGCGGACTCGTCGACATGCAGAAAGCACTCGGCGAGCGAGTCGCCCGCGGAGAGCCGATCTTCGAGGTGACGACGCCGTTCGGCGAGTCGAAGGCGACGATCACTGCCGACAGTGACGGCATCCTCTGGCGGACGCGACGGCTTCCACAGGTCGCCACCGGCGAGTACGTCTGTTCGGTCGGCACCGACGTGGACTCGTTCTGA
- the argS gene encoding arginine--tRNA ligase: protein MFLSLRAEVEDALEGALSALEFPTDDLGIEEPPADVESVLASSVAFRLAGEAGQAPPQVAAQIAEEIDVDEVAYVSEIQTQGPYLNFLPSDAYFGETLETATDEGYGALTDRDTSVVVEHTSANPTGPVHVGRARNPIIGDAVATLLEYAGYDVSRHYYVNDAGRQMAVFTWAYETFDEDDLEDDPERDCIEYDLVRYYRTGNAFLENASEEEVEAAEAEIESIMQGLEEGDEDAYERVSEVVDQVLSGMKACLGRLPAEFDEFIKETRFMRNGDTDDLVSRLKELDEAVYEEDAWQLELEAHGIDKNLVFLRSDDTSLYATRDLAHHEWKFDEYDRAVTVLGEDHKLQARQLRTALDLLGNDTDPLEQVLYSYVNLPEGKMSTRRGTGVDLDDLLDEAIDRARGEVEDRLDDRIRDDDLDDEDIERIAHQVGIGAVRYDIVSKQPTKAITFEWDRALDFEAQSAPYVQYVHARCCGILEEAGLDPETDLADQDIELDALEADLLDTDAERDLLETIARFPAVVDEAADDLEPHQIATYTREFADRFNGFYRECPVLADDVDPDLRAARLALVAASKHTVANALEILGVAAPRSM, encoded by the coding sequence ATGTTCCTCTCCCTACGCGCGGAGGTCGAAGACGCCCTCGAGGGGGCGCTCTCCGCACTCGAGTTTCCCACCGACGACCTCGGGATCGAAGAACCGCCGGCGGACGTCGAGAGCGTCCTCGCCTCGAGCGTCGCGTTCCGACTGGCCGGCGAGGCGGGCCAGGCACCGCCACAGGTCGCTGCACAGATTGCCGAGGAGATCGACGTCGACGAAGTAGCCTACGTCTCCGAGATTCAGACCCAGGGGCCGTATCTCAACTTCCTGCCGAGCGATGCCTACTTCGGCGAGACGCTCGAAACCGCGACCGACGAGGGCTACGGCGCACTCACAGACCGCGACACGTCGGTCGTCGTCGAGCACACGAGCGCAAACCCCACGGGACCGGTCCACGTCGGCCGCGCGCGGAACCCGATCATCGGCGACGCCGTCGCGACCCTGCTCGAGTACGCCGGCTACGACGTTTCCCGCCACTATTACGTCAACGACGCCGGCCGGCAGATGGCCGTCTTCACGTGGGCCTACGAGACGTTCGACGAGGACGACCTCGAGGACGACCCAGAACGCGACTGTATCGAGTACGACCTCGTTCGCTACTACCGCACGGGCAACGCGTTCCTCGAGAACGCAAGCGAGGAGGAAGTCGAGGCAGCAGAAGCCGAGATCGAGTCGATCATGCAGGGCCTCGAGGAGGGCGACGAGGACGCCTATGAACGCGTCAGCGAGGTCGTCGACCAGGTCCTCTCGGGGATGAAGGCGTGTCTCGGTCGGCTCCCTGCTGAGTTCGACGAGTTCATCAAAGAGACTCGATTCATGCGCAACGGCGACACCGACGACCTCGTTTCGCGCCTCAAGGAACTCGACGAGGCAGTCTACGAGGAAGACGCCTGGCAGCTCGAACTCGAGGCCCACGGCATCGATAAGAACCTCGTTTTCCTGCGTTCTGATGACACCTCCCTCTATGCGACCCGAGACCTCGCCCACCACGAGTGGAAGTTCGACGAGTACGACCGCGCGGTGACCGTCCTCGGCGAGGACCACAAGCTGCAGGCCAGACAACTCCGGACGGCCCTCGACCTCCTCGGCAACGACACCGACCCACTCGAGCAGGTGCTGTACTCCTACGTCAACCTGCCCGAGGGGAAGATGTCGACCCGCCGCGGCACCGGCGTCGATCTCGACGACTTGCTCGACGAGGCCATCGACCGCGCCCGTGGCGAAGTCGAGGACCGACTCGACGACCGCATCCGTGACGACGACTTAGACGACGAGGACATCGAGCGCATCGCTCACCAGGTCGGCATCGGTGCCGTTCGCTACGATATCGTCTCGAAACAGCCGACGAAGGCGATCACGTTCGAGTGGGATCGCGCACTCGACTTCGAGGCTCAGTCCGCGCCGTACGTCCAGTACGTCCACGCCCGCTGCTGTGGCATCTTAGAAGAGGCTGGCCTCGACCCAGAAACCGATCTCGCAGATCAGGACATCGAACTCGACGCCCTCGAGGCCGACCTGCTCGACACCGACGCCGAACGCGACTTGCTCGAGACGATCGCTCGGTTCCCAGCCGTCGTCGACGAGGCCGCAGACGACTTAGAGCCCCACCAGATCGCGACCTACACGCGTGAGTTCGCCGACCGGTTCAACGGCTTCTATCGTGAGTGTCCGGTGCTCGCCGACGACGTCGACCCCGACCTCCGGGCGGCACGCCTCGCGCTCGTAGCCGCCTCGAAGCACACGGTCGCGAACGCCCTCGAGATCCTCGGCGTGGCCGCTCCACGGTCGATGTAG
- a CDS encoding threonine synthase, giving the protein MPSDLSCPACGTTYVAEPEEPWRCGCGSALEFADRPYPEGDPLPLARLDTSDGLWTFFEFLPIEPHVTFHEGFTPLVDAPDWNAAFKLEYVFPTGSFKDRGATTTLSRAVELGVETVLEDSSGNAGAAIATYAARAGLEADIYVPADVKQSKLMAIQRAGARPVRVEGSRQDVTDACIDAVESGDGWYASHAWNPAFYAGTMTFAFEVAAQREWTVPDAVVLPIGHGTLFLGAYRGFRLLNDAGIVDEMPRLLGAQAAGHAPIVDALGYDPLGESDAETDIADGIQIEAPARQDEILEAIEATDGDAIALGDDPIEAALDRLHRGGFYVEPTCAVAPAALERYRDDGIIAPDADVVVALTGSGLKTL; this is encoded by the coding sequence ATGCCCTCGGATCTTTCCTGTCCCGCCTGCGGGACGACGTACGTCGCCGAACCCGAAGAGCCCTGGCGGTGTGGCTGTGGCAGCGCCCTCGAGTTCGCCGACCGGCCGTATCCCGAGGGCGACCCGCTTCCGCTCGCCCGTCTGGATACGAGCGACGGCCTCTGGACGTTCTTCGAGTTCCTCCCGATCGAACCGCACGTTACCTTTCACGAGGGATTTACGCCGCTGGTCGACGCGCCCGACTGGAACGCGGCGTTCAAACTCGAGTACGTCTTCCCGACGGGCTCGTTCAAAGACCGCGGTGCGACCACGACGCTCTCGCGGGCGGTCGAACTCGGCGTCGAGACGGTGCTCGAGGACTCCTCGGGCAACGCCGGAGCAGCCATCGCGACGTACGCCGCACGCGCCGGGCTCGAGGCGGATATCTACGTGCCCGCGGACGTCAAACAGTCGAAGCTGATGGCGATCCAGCGCGCTGGTGCCCGTCCGGTTCGCGTCGAGGGCTCTCGCCAGGACGTCACCGACGCCTGCATCGACGCGGTCGAGTCCGGCGACGGATGGTACGCCAGCCACGCCTGGAACCCGGCCTTTTACGCCGGAACGATGACGTTCGCCTTCGAGGTCGCCGCCCAGCGGGAGTGGACCGTTCCCGACGCCGTCGTCCTCCCGATCGGCCACGGCACGCTCTTTCTCGGTGCCTACCGTGGCTTCCGGTTGCTCAACGACGCCGGAATCGTCGACGAGATGCCGCGGTTGCTCGGTGCCCAGGCGGCCGGCCACGCGCCCATCGTTGATGCTCTCGGCTACGATCCCCTCGGCGAGAGTGACGCCGAGACAGACATCGCCGACGGCATCCAGATCGAAGCGCCCGCGCGCCAGGACGAGATCCTCGAGGCGATCGAGGCGACCGACGGCGACGCCATCGCCCTCGGCGACGACCCGATCGAGGCCGCCCTCGATCGACTCCATCGCGGTGGCTTCTACGTCGAACCCACCTGTGCCGTCGCGCCGGCCGCCCTCGAGCGCTATCGTGACGACGGAATCATCGCCCCTGACGCCGACGTCGTCGTGGCCCTGACTGGAAGCGGATTGAAAACGCTTTGA
- a CDS encoding NUDIX hydrolase, which translates to MNEVTHVQKACAYVTRATGELLVFEGPGHDGLQIPKGTLEPGESPREALHREVLEETGLGTLNGVSHLTTDVWTRRRSKRYVRHFFHATVHEPRDRWTHVVTDGGEEHGSEFELSWVAPPTAAEFALDLDDYLHLLPTVPSADAISSFSD; encoded by the coding sequence ATGAATGAGGTCACGCACGTCCAGAAGGCGTGTGCCTACGTCACTCGAGCGACCGGTGAACTGCTCGTCTTCGAGGGGCCGGGCCACGACGGTCTCCAGATCCCGAAAGGTACCCTCGAGCCGGGCGAGTCACCCCGCGAGGCGCTCCACCGGGAGGTACTCGAAGAGACGGGGCTCGGGACGTTAAACGGCGTCTCGCACCTGACGACCGACGTCTGGACGCGCCGTCGGTCGAAACGATACGTCCGCCACTTCTTCCACGCGACGGTACACGAGCCACGCGACCGGTGGACGCACGTCGTCACCGACGGCGGCGAGGAACACGGTTCCGAGTTCGAACTGTCCTGGGTCGCTCCGCCGACCGCGGCCGAGTTCGCACTCGACCTCGACGACTACCTCCACCTGCTGCCGACCGTCCCCTCGGCGGATGCGATCTCGAGTTTCTCCGACTGA
- the prf1 gene encoding peptide chain release factor aRF-1, with protein MSQEAEQEQSDRKKYEFRKVIEDLKNYEGSGTQLVTIYVPEDRKISDVVAHVTQEHSEAANIKSKQTRTNVQDALTSIKDRLRYYDTFPPENGIVLFSGAVNSGGGQTEMVTNALESPPQPVESFRYHCDSDFLTEPLEEMLADKGLYGLIVLDRREANVGWLKGKRIEPVKSASSLVPGKQRKGGQSAQRFARLRLEAIDNFYQEVAGMANDLFVPKRHNVDGILVGGPSPTKDEFLDGDYLHHEIQDKVIGKFDVAYTDESGLKDLVDNAEDALADAEVMKDKQVMEEFFEELNAGELATYGFEQTRENLVMGSVDRLLISEDLRKDVISYACTECGNTDREVLDRRKSTPEHTCSECGVDVEATDEDREDAIDHLIEIAEQRGTETKFISTDFEKGEQLYNAFGGFAGLLRYNTGV; from the coding sequence ATGAGCCAGGAGGCCGAGCAGGAGCAATCCGACCGGAAGAAGTACGAATTCCGGAAGGTTATCGAGGACCTCAAGAACTACGAGGGCTCCGGGACGCAACTCGTCACGATCTACGTTCCCGAGGACCGAAAGATCAGCGACGTCGTCGCCCACGTCACCCAGGAACACAGCGAAGCGGCGAACATCAAGTCGAAACAGACCCGAACGAACGTCCAGGACGCGCTGACGAGCATCAAAGACCGACTGCGATACTACGATACCTTCCCACCGGAGAACGGGATCGTGCTCTTTTCCGGTGCGGTCAACTCCGGCGGTGGCCAGACCGAAATGGTCACCAACGCCCTAGAGAGCCCACCACAGCCCGTCGAGTCCTTTCGGTATCACTGTGATTCTGACTTTCTCACCGAACCGCTCGAGGAGATGCTCGCGGACAAGGGCCTCTACGGCCTGATCGTCCTCGACCGTCGCGAGGCAAACGTCGGCTGGCTCAAAGGAAAACGGATCGAACCCGTCAAGTCCGCCTCCTCGCTCGTTCCCGGCAAGCAGCGAAAAGGTGGCCAGTCCGCCCAGCGATTCGCCCGACTGCGCCTCGAGGCAATCGACAACTTCTACCAGGAAGTTGCGGGGATGGCCAACGACCTGTTCGTTCCCAAACGGCACAACGTCGACGGCATTCTGGTCGGTGGCCCGTCACCGACCAAAGACGAGTTCCTGGACGGTGATTACCTCCATCACGAGATTCAGGACAAGGTCATCGGCAAGTTCGACGTCGCCTACACGGACGAGTCGGGGTTGAAAGACCTCGTCGACAACGCCGAAGACGCACTGGCCGACGCCGAGGTGATGAAAGACAAGCAGGTGATGGAGGAGTTCTTCGAAGAACTCAACGCGGGCGAGCTCGCTACCTACGGCTTCGAGCAGACCCGCGAGAACCTCGTGATGGGGTCGGTCGACCGGCTGCTCATCAGCGAGGACCTGCGGAAAGACGTCATTAGCTACGCCTGTACGGAGTGTGGGAACACCGACCGCGAGGTACTCGACCGCCGCAAGTCGACGCCCGAACACACCTGCAGCGAATGCGGTGTCGATGTCGAGGCGACCGACGAGGACCGCGAGGACGCCATCGACCACCTCATCGAGATCGCCGAACAGCGCGGCACCGAGACCAAGTTCATCTCGACCGACTTCGAGAAGGGCGAACAGCTTTACAACGCCTTCGGCGGCTTTGCCGGCCTCCTGCGGTACAACACCGGCGTGTGA
- a CDS encoding acyltransferase — translation MTKRYVSLPDEAESGMREFIDEVDRRLASDEDTCAVVEDVLLDLSGDRDAYERWQAGAEVSAAERVRLQSYDPCNTTLESEYYAEKDEATFRRSKHLQWLWRQFDSLPIADNVEFALRFRRMLADHLFEECGENCRFFKGITFTYGHNITVGDNVVIHDDVHLDDRGTLTIGDRVSISDGVHIYSHDHDVVDQTEVRNYHTIVEDDVRLTYDSMVRAGCAVGENAIVGARGIVQHDVPAHHIAIGTPAKSVKIKPGWEDVATPLEEAGVNRQEERHIEYDLPEDLEVFDEFGRDLRPPR, via the coding sequence ATGACAAAGCGGTACGTCTCGCTCCCTGACGAGGCGGAATCGGGCATGCGCGAGTTCATCGACGAGGTCGATCGACGACTGGCGAGCGACGAGGACACCTGTGCCGTCGTCGAGGACGTCCTGCTCGACCTCTCTGGGGACCGGGACGCCTACGAACGCTGGCAGGCCGGTGCCGAGGTTTCGGCGGCCGAGCGCGTCCGCCTCCAGAGTTACGATCCGTGCAACACGACGCTCGAGAGCGAGTACTACGCCGAAAAGGACGAAGCGACGTTTCGACGCTCGAAACACCTCCAGTGGCTCTGGCGTCAGTTCGATAGTCTGCCGATCGCGGACAACGTCGAGTTCGCCCTGCGGTTCCGACGGATGCTCGCAGACCACCTCTTCGAGGAGTGTGGAGAGAACTGCCGCTTTTTCAAGGGAATCACGTTCACCTATGGCCACAACATCACGGTCGGCGACAACGTCGTGATCCACGACGACGTCCACCTGGACGACCGCGGGACGCTGACCATCGGCGACCGCGTCTCGATCTCCGACGGCGTCCACATCTACAGCCACGACCACGACGTCGTCGACCAGACCGAGGTTCGGAACTACCACACCATCGTCGAAGACGACGTTCGACTCACTTACGACTCGATGGTCCGTGCTGGCTGTGCGGTCGGCGAAAACGCCATCGTCGGCGCCCGAGGAATCGTCCAACACGACGTACCCGCTCACCACATCGCCATCGGCACGCCAGCCAAGAGCGTCAAGATCAAACCGGGCTGGGAAGACGTCGCCACGCCGCTCGAGGAAGCCGGCGTCAACCGCCAGGAAGAACGCCACATCGAGTACGACCTTCCCGAGGACCTCGAGGTCTTCGACGAGTTTGGACGCGACCTGCGGCCCCCCCGGTAG
- a CDS encoding MinD/ParA family ATP-binding protein has product MSHETVYAIASGKGGVGKTTTTVNLGTALAQAGERVAIVDTDLGMANLAGFVSLTPDATTLHDVLAGEASIDDATYRLADNIVAVPSGTGLDEYAETSPEGLRDAVADLRAKYDYVFLDVGAGISHETVLPLGLADAVVVISTPEPASVQDSRKTIELTDHAGGSVAGLVVTRVHPDTEVSYDEIADRLELSLLGAVPEDGAARESVYAGTPLVVYQPESPAAIAYRRIAAELAGIDTAPSSSVTDATAAADAGNTGDAEGDSGAAPDDVSSAITEAETDS; this is encoded by the coding sequence ATGTCCCACGAGACGGTCTATGCTATCGCGAGCGGGAAAGGAGGGGTCGGTAAGACGACGACGACGGTCAATCTCGGGACCGCGCTTGCGCAGGCTGGCGAGCGCGTCGCGATCGTCGACACCGACCTCGGAATGGCAAATCTGGCCGGATTTGTCAGCCTCACGCCCGACGCGACGACGCTACACGACGTTCTGGCTGGCGAGGCATCGATCGACGACGCCACGTACCGCCTGGCGGACAACATCGTTGCCGTCCCCAGCGGGACCGGCCTCGACGAGTACGCCGAAACGTCCCCTGAAGGGCTGCGCGACGCCGTTGCAGACCTTCGGGCGAAATACGACTACGTCTTCCTCGACGTCGGGGCAGGCATCAGCCACGAGACCGTCCTGCCGCTCGGGCTTGCCGACGCAGTCGTCGTCATCTCGACTCCCGAGCCCGCCTCCGTCCAGGACTCGAGAAAGACCATCGAGCTAACCGATCACGCCGGTGGGAGCGTCGCCGGCCTCGTGGTCACGCGCGTCCACCCCGATACCGAGGTCTCCTACGACGAGATCGCAGACCGCCTCGAGCTGTCGTTGCTGGGAGCCGTCCCCGAAGACGGGGCCGCCCGCGAGAGCGTCTACGCTGGGACGCCACTGGTCGTCTACCAGCCCGAAAGCCCGGCAGCGATCGCCTACCGCCGCATCGCCGCAGAGCTTGCGGGTATCGACACTGCACCCAGTTCGAGCGTGACCGACGCGACCGCGGCGGCCGACGCTGGTAACACTGGCGATGCCGAAGGCGACAGTGGAGCCGCACCCGACGACGTCTCGAGTGCGATTACCGAAGCCGAAACTGATTCCTGA
- a CDS encoding HalOD1 output domain-containing protein has translation MHGHPTSPPPSQPRAIYRAVHDPDGPATLSTTVVHALADCTGLDPTDGRLSLYDAIDPDALDALFRPKYDGTPRTGGHLSFVVEDHYVTVTADGEITVEPPVRR, from the coding sequence ATGCACGGACATCCGACTTCGCCGCCACCATCACAGCCTCGAGCGATCTATCGTGCCGTTCACGATCCCGACGGTCCAGCGACGCTGAGTACGACCGTCGTTCACGCGCTGGCCGACTGTACGGGTCTCGATCCGACCGACGGACGCCTCTCACTGTACGACGCCATCGATCCAGACGCACTCGACGCTCTCTTCCGCCCCAAGTACGACGGCACGCCGCGAACCGGCGGCCACCTCTCGTTCGTCGTCGAGGACCACTACGTGACGGTGACCGCCGACGGAGAGATCACCGTCGAACCGCCGGTACGTCGGTGA
- a CDS encoding PRC-barrel domain containing protein, which yields MTREHLTKDDEGKRVLNTDGTTVGRLVDVEDGRGYVEPNPSVLETIKARLGWGDPTAAAHPLDEGSIEKITDDAVYLRGTL from the coding sequence ATGACTCGAGAGCACCTCACGAAAGACGACGAGGGAAAGCGTGTACTGAACACCGACGGGACCACCGTCGGACGCCTCGTCGACGTCGAGGACGGGCGTGGCTACGTCGAACCCAACCCGAGCGTCCTGGAGACGATCAAGGCCAGACTGGGCTGGGGGGACCCGACGGCCGCCGCCCACCCACTCGACGAGGGAAGCATCGAGAAGATCACCGACGACGCGGTCTACCTCCGCGGGACGCTCTGA
- a CDS encoding NUDIX domain-containing protein → MVSRPAEFCPRCGDSVEPIVADGRERERCPTCEIVIWHNPVPCAGVAVVDASAAEPAVLCVERGIPPGVGEWTLPGGHMEIGEDPEVAAARELEEETGVSVDPAALEILDATSLPPRGGKHVVTIHYLVERAHAEGVPEAGTDASDARFWTPSEFDASDEQFRPIHERRFRAAAARFA, encoded by the coding sequence ATGGTCAGCCGACCTGCCGAGTTCTGCCCCCGGTGTGGTGATTCCGTCGAACCGATCGTCGCCGACGGTCGCGAGCGCGAACGCTGTCCGACCTGTGAGATCGTGATCTGGCACAATCCGGTGCCGTGTGCCGGGGTCGCCGTCGTCGACGCCTCGGCTGCCGAGCCCGCCGTACTCTGTGTCGAACGCGGTATTCCACCGGGCGTCGGCGAGTGGACGCTCCCCGGCGGCCACATGGAGATTGGCGAAGACCCCGAGGTCGCCGCTGCACGAGAACTCGAGGAAGAAACCGGCGTCTCGGTCGATCCCGCAGCGCTCGAGATCCTCGACGCGACGAGCCTGCCGCCCCGTGGCGGCAAGCACGTGGTGACGATCCACTACCTCGTCGAGCGCGCCCATGCCGAGGGTGTTCCGGAGGCCGGGACGGACGCGAGCGACGCACGCTTCTGGACGCCGAGTGAGTTCGACGCCTCCGACGAACAGTTCCGCCCGATCCACGAACGACGATTCCGTGCCGCAGCAGCCCGGTTTGCCTGA
- a CDS encoding bile acid:sodium symporter family protein codes for MSGIDTIERIGRVTSKYFVVWVLIASGLALYTPGTFVPIGDHISLLLGLVMLGMGLTLTPADFRRILERPRDVLIGSAAQWVLMPLFAYGLVVVLGLPWEIGVGLILVGAAPGGTASNVMTYLGRGDVALSVTITSVTTIAAPLVMPAWVVLLAGEQITVTFAEMAQEIVLIVLIPVVAGLVLRYLLDAYAPTAAKVGLSIFPAISVAAIVAIVAAVVGLNVEEILTASAIVLFAVVLHNGLGLGAGYGVGHLTGMSEDRSRACAFEVGLQNSGLAVAIAVAFFDPLAALVPALFSVWHNVSGPALATFFTRADGEPVSDYEPGITSD; via the coding sequence ATGAGCGGGATCGACACGATAGAACGGATCGGACGGGTCACGAGCAAGTACTTCGTCGTCTGGGTGCTGATCGCTTCCGGTCTCGCGCTCTATACGCCCGGAACGTTCGTCCCGATCGGCGACCACATCTCCCTGTTGCTCGGCCTCGTCATGCTCGGAATGGGGCTGACGCTGACGCCCGCGGACTTTCGTCGAATCCTCGAGCGGCCTCGAGACGTGTTGATCGGCTCGGCCGCCCAGTGGGTGTTGATGCCGTTGTTCGCGTACGGGCTGGTCGTCGTCCTCGGGCTGCCGTGGGAGATCGGCGTCGGACTGATCCTCGTCGGTGCCGCACCGGGTGGGACGGCCTCGAACGTGATGACGTACCTCGGCCGCGGCGACGTGGCACTGTCGGTGACGATTACGTCTGTGACGACGATCGCGGCACCGCTGGTGATGCCGGCGTGGGTGGTCTTGCTCGCCGGCGAGCAGATCACGGTCACGTTCGCCGAGATGGCCCAGGAGATCGTGCTCATCGTCTTGATTCCCGTCGTCGCTGGACTCGTACTCCGGTATCTCCTCGACGCCTACGCACCGACGGCGGCGAAGGTAGGGCTGTCGATCTTCCCTGCGATCAGCGTCGCCGCCATCGTCGCCATCGTCGCGGCCGTCGTCGGTCTCAACGTCGAAGAGATCCTCACCGCCAGCGCGATCGTCCTGTTTGCGGTCGTTCTGCACAACGGGCTGGGACTGGGTGCCGGCTACGGCGTCGGGCACCTGACAGGGATGAGTGAGGACCGGTCGCGTGCCTGTGCGTTCGAGGTCGGGCTCCAGAACAGCGGCCTGGCGGTCGCCATCGCCGTCGCGTTCTTCGATCCGCTCGCCGCACTCGTCCCGGCGCTGTTCAGCGTCTGGCACAACGTCTCCGGGCCCGCACTCGCGACGTTCTTTACCCGAGCGGACGGCGAGCCCGTTTCGGACTACGAACCGGGGATCACCTCCGACTGA